One window from the genome of Bacillus tianshenii encodes:
- a CDS encoding 2-oxoacid:acceptor oxidoreductase family protein: MSILPRKNELGFFEIRLESIGGLGANLAGKMLAEAGVLGLGLNGANFSSYGSEKKGSPVKSFIRFCDADTEIRAHSPIMQPHVIGVFHEALYKTIDVVSGLQPEGIVLVNSTRDFDDIKSDLKLEYGTLAIVDALTIAVEENTRVNTAMLGALFRVCDFLDPEAMRNVIRKTFENKYPHLVDANVRTFDRGFNEVQFKTYETPENAKAKAFTMPEPRYGYETQEIGGVISAQANSIFKDLSGSRQGFLPAFDQTACINCAQCDTVCPDFCFVWEEGEDKRGRKQMFLKGIDYQYCKGCLKCVESCPTSALSDLREQIGYAEQNRTRQNFSLTGGLQ; this comes from the coding sequence ATGTCTATCTTACCAAGGAAGAATGAGCTCGGTTTTTTTGAAATACGTTTGGAGTCCATCGGAGGGCTTGGCGCAAATTTGGCCGGTAAAATGCTGGCAGAAGCAGGGGTACTCGGTCTCGGGTTAAATGGGGCAAACTTCTCTTCTTATGGTTCTGAAAAGAAAGGATCACCTGTTAAAAGCTTTATTCGCTTCTGTGATGCAGATACAGAAATTCGGGCTCATAGTCCAATTATGCAGCCGCATGTTATCGGGGTCTTTCATGAAGCTCTTTATAAAACGATAGATGTTGTAAGCGGCTTACAACCTGAAGGCATTGTGCTTGTAAATTCAACACGTGATTTTGATGATATTAAATCTGATCTTAAGCTTGAATACGGAACACTTGCCATTGTCGATGCGTTAACCATTGCAGTAGAGGAAAATACGCGTGTGAATACAGCTATGCTTGGCGCCCTTTTCCGTGTATGTGATTTCTTAGACCCAGAAGCGATGCGAAATGTCATTCGAAAAACATTCGAGAACAAATATCCGCATTTAGTGGATGCCAACGTTCGAACATTCGACCGCGGCTTCAACGAAGTGCAATTTAAAACATATGAAACACCTGAAAATGCAAAAGCGAAAGCGTTTACAATGCCTGAGCCACGTTATGGTTATGAAACTCAAGAGATCGGTGGCGTCATTTCAGCTCAAGCAAATAGTATTTTCAAAGATTTAAGTGGCTCTAGACAAGGTTTCTTGCCTGCTTTTGACCAAACAGCATGTATTAATTGTGCTCAGTGCGATACGGTTTGCCCTGACTTTTGTTTTGTCTGGGAAGAAGGAGAGGACAAACGAGGCCGAAAGCAGATGTTTCTTAAAGGAATTGATTATCAATATTGCAAAGGCTGTCTAAAATGCGTGGAATCTTGTCCAACATCTGCCCTTTCCGACTTACGTGAGCAAATCGGCTATGCCGAACAAAACCGTACACGACAAAACTTCTCATTAACAGGAGGTTTACAATAA
- a CDS encoding YokU family protein has protein sequence MRCDWCQAEDAQQTLTTVYWELPDGSRAIEITETPGVSCSECGMVYQPDTTVNEIEDHLMIIDTSKLPKSMTYTKLFEQPKLLKRNYFNFN, from the coding sequence ATGAGATGCGATTGGTGCCAAGCTGAAGATGCCCAACAAACATTAACCACTGTCTATTGGGAGCTTCCTGATGGCAGCAGAGCAATCGAGATTACTGAAACACCTGGTGTTTCCTGCTCAGAATGTGGCATGGTATACCAACCAGATACGACAGTCAACGAAATTGAAGACCACTTGATGATCATTGATACATCCAAGCTTCCAAAAAGCATGACATATACGAAGTTATTCGAACAGCCAAAGCTGTTAAAAAGAAATTACTTTAATTTTAATTAA
- a CDS encoding PucR family transcriptional regulator ligand-binding domain-containing protein, giving the protein MFSIHNEEEGDIDVYYGKRYAFSLPLFQHAKLIAGKKGESKPIRWIVVLELLDEIDQLQEGEMLLTTAFDLQSCDKLKNNLIQKLAEKKLAGLILQTGYYLESTPEELKKASEIYQFPIIEIPKSVAFSSITKTVHQQIIHAQFEKMKYSEEIYTTLTELAKNNEGLPSFASSISSSIKADIFFYDNNFNKLCAAFCSSPSYEEELIQTMIMEHHHTFKENEGQLHEIPMTGMPHLFVQPIHSKDSIYGYLAVVKNELLNAFEEIAVQHTSTIAALEFIKLLKLEEKDNQLKGDFLELVLTGSNLDQLTIYTKGETLGYNITSENTCVTILKIDSSTSTTDFKRMKIEQDIQQIIFKLLQDHAIEPLFKRLDNQFIMLLTNYYPHRISTLEIMEKIAQHVQERYDTTLSIGIGNYYNHFTEYHRSYKEAQEALFIIEAVWKKNKRLHYKELGLYKLLLPLLQNEALMKDYYQNILGGVLANEKLIETLRVYLEDMRTNNAADKLFIHRHTLKYRMNKIESLTHRKLNHFQDRIELELALILHNIFEKGE; this is encoded by the coding sequence GTGTTTTCTATACATAACGAAGAAGAAGGTGATATAGATGTTTATTACGGTAAAAGATATGCTTTCTCTCTCCCACTCTTTCAACATGCAAAGCTGATTGCAGGAAAGAAAGGAGAGTCAAAGCCGATACGATGGATTGTCGTTCTTGAACTACTTGATGAAATTGATCAGCTTCAAGAAGGTGAAATGCTTCTTACAACTGCTTTTGACCTTCAGTCCTGTGACAAATTAAAAAATAACTTAATTCAAAAGCTTGCCGAAAAAAAGCTCGCAGGCCTTATTCTCCAAACAGGCTATTATCTTGAATCAACCCCTGAAGAGCTTAAGAAAGCTTCCGAAATCTATCAATTTCCGATTATTGAAATCCCTAAAAGTGTCGCATTTTCAAGCATCACAAAAACTGTGCACCAGCAAATTATTCATGCCCAATTTGAAAAGATGAAATATTCAGAGGAGATCTACACTACGTTAACTGAACTGGCGAAAAACAATGAAGGGCTCCCTTCGTTTGCTTCCTCCATAAGCAGCAGTATTAAAGCTGATATTTTCTTCTATGATAACAACTTTAATAAACTATGTGCGGCATTTTGCTCCTCACCTTCTTATGAGGAAGAACTCATTCAAACGATGATTATGGAACATCATCACACGTTCAAAGAAAATGAAGGGCAGTTACACGAGATTCCTATGACGGGAATGCCTCATCTTTTTGTTCAACCTATCCACTCAAAAGATAGCATCTACGGATATTTGGCTGTTGTGAAGAATGAGCTGTTAAATGCATTTGAAGAAATTGCTGTGCAGCATACCTCCACGATCGCTGCGCTTGAATTTATAAAGCTATTAAAATTAGAAGAAAAGGATAATCAGTTAAAAGGAGATTTTCTCGAGCTGGTTTTAACAGGCAGCAACCTTGACCAACTGACCATTTATACAAAAGGAGAAACGCTCGGCTATAACATTACCTCAGAAAACACGTGTGTCACGATCTTAAAAATTGATTCGTCCACCAGTACAACAGATTTCAAAAGAATGAAAATCGAACAGGATATTCAGCAAATTATTTTTAAACTACTGCAAGACCATGCCATTGAACCGTTATTTAAAAGACTTGACAATCAATTTATTATGCTTCTTACCAATTACTATCCACATCGAATAAGCACGTTAGAAATCATGGAAAAAATCGCACAGCATGTGCAAGAGCGCTACGATACAACCCTTTCGATCGGTATTGGAAACTATTATAACCACTTCACAGAATATCATCGTTCCTATAAAGAAGCACAGGAAGCCTTGTTCATTATTGAAGCTGTTTGGAAGAAAAATAAACGGCTCCACTATAAAGAACTCGGCTTATATAAGTTACTTCTCCCCCTTCTTCAAAATGAAGCACTCATGAAAGACTATTATCAAAATATCCTAGGCGGTGTCCTCGCAAATGAGAAGCTAATTGAAACGCTTCGAGTATACCTAGAAGATATGCGGACGAATAATGCCGCAGATAAGCTGTTCATCCATCGTCATACGTTAAAGTATCGCATGAATAAAATCGAAAGCCTGACACATCGTAAGCTGAATCATTTTCAAGACAGAATTGAACTGGAGCTTGCTTTAATTCTTCACAATATCTTTGAAAAAGGAGAATAA
- a CDS encoding iron-sulfur cluster biosynthesis family protein — MMNITFTERAKEKLESALSDQQAGLKILYDTEGCGCGVDGIFVLTAHTEVEAGEIEIESDYRAVWIDAHKEVFFDEKMKVDYKPDATSFILSSNQQILNPRMRFIKEIEA; from the coding sequence ATGATGAATATTACTTTTACTGAAAGAGCAAAGGAAAAGCTCGAAAGCGCATTGAGTGATCAACAAGCAGGGTTAAAGATCCTTTACGATACGGAAGGCTGCGGCTGTGGAGTTGACGGGATTTTTGTCTTAACGGCTCATACTGAAGTAGAGGCTGGTGAGATTGAAATTGAGTCTGATTACCGGGCAGTATGGATTGATGCACATAAAGAAGTCTTTTTCGACGAGAAGATGAAGGTAGACTACAAACCGGATGCGACATCCTTTATACTAAGTAGTAACCAGCAGATTTTAAATCCGCGCATGCGTTTCATTAAAGAGATAGAAGCATAA
- a CDS encoding YqkE family protein, with protein sequence MAKQRSKKQKQDDALHLGDRLDGNVFAKLKEKQKELQAVEKQREEEEKQRRIQERKEREKNKSFEELFEESNLDWRKYK encoded by the coding sequence ATGGCGAAACAGCGAAGTAAGAAGCAAAAACAAGATGATGCACTCCATCTAGGAGACCGTCTTGATGGGAACGTGTTTGCGAAATTAAAAGAAAAACAAAAAGAGTTACAAGCCGTTGAAAAGCAACGTGAAGAAGAAGAAAAGCAACGCCGTATTCAAGAGCGGAAAGAACGCGAGAAAAATAAATCATTTGAAGAACTGTTTGAAGAAAGCAATCTTGATTGGCGGAAATACAAATAA
- a CDS encoding M20/M25/M40 family metallo-hydrolase yields the protein MGKWQTKEQLVELLTALVEHPSMTNSEGEVAIAEYVHKQLSDLPYFKEHPEHVTLHPLSDGRRFVTALAKSKADVQDTIILISHFDVVEVDDYGSWKSLAFRPKELTEEFYNNKQLVPEQVKKDMENGEWFFGRGTMDMKAGLTLQMSMLEKACNGEFDGNVLLVTVPDEEANSAGMIGAVPVLLELAKKYNLSYRACLNSEPSFARYPGDANPYVYTGSIGKALPGFFCFGKETHVGEPFAGLNAAYMAAEVSRSLELNTDFCENIDGETTPPPTALMQRDLKEEYSVQIPHSANVMYNVMMMERTMEEMTALLLNSAKKAATSIEEKFIQSARSFASMQSSYEPTEFNVKVLTYDELLAYAKKKHGEEEIERRLNYVTSHRGDLGDRDFTVKLVQNLASLCRELAPCIVLYYSPPYYPAVSSRNDDYIKRMSQWAMDYTKENYAIDLKNQHYFAGLSDLSFVRLEESEDSLSPLIGNMPMFDRGYNLPVKELRELNIPVMNLGPFGRDAHQWTERLEMEFSFEKLPDILERTITEMLK from the coding sequence ATGGGGAAATGGCAAACAAAAGAACAACTTGTCGAACTACTAACAGCTCTTGTCGAACATCCAAGTATGACAAATTCTGAAGGCGAAGTTGCAATTGCAGAATATGTACATAAGCAGCTGAGCGACTTGCCATATTTCAAAGAGCATCCAGAACACGTAACATTACATCCGCTTTCTGACGGTCGGCGTTTTGTAACAGCACTAGCGAAAAGTAAAGCAGATGTTCAAGATACGATAATTTTAATCAGCCACTTTGATGTTGTGGAGGTAGACGATTATGGCAGCTGGAAAAGCCTTGCCTTTCGTCCAAAGGAATTAACAGAGGAGTTTTATAACAATAAACAGCTTGTTCCAGAACAAGTAAAAAAAGATATGGAAAACGGCGAATGGTTTTTTGGGCGTGGCACGATGGATATGAAAGCAGGGCTTACGCTGCAAATGTCGATGCTTGAAAAAGCATGTAATGGTGAATTTGACGGCAATGTGCTGCTTGTTACAGTACCTGATGAAGAAGCAAACTCTGCAGGGATGATCGGAGCAGTACCTGTCTTACTAGAGCTTGCTAAAAAATATAACTTATCTTATCGGGCATGTCTAAATTCTGAGCCTTCGTTTGCTCGTTATCCTGGTGATGCGAATCCTTATGTGTATACAGGTTCAATCGGAAAAGCATTACCTGGTTTCTTCTGCTTTGGGAAGGAAACGCATGTTGGAGAACCGTTTGCAGGCTTGAATGCAGCTTACATGGCCGCAGAAGTAAGCAGGTCGCTCGAGCTGAATACCGATTTCTGTGAAAATATAGATGGGGAAACAACGCCACCGCCGACAGCTCTGATGCAGCGGGATTTGAAAGAAGAATATTCCGTGCAGATTCCGCATTCGGCAAATGTAATGTACAATGTGATGATGATGGAGCGGACAATGGAGGAAATGACGGCTTTACTTTTGAATTCGGCTAAAAAAGCTGCCACATCGATTGAAGAAAAATTTATTCAGAGTGCTCGAAGCTTTGCATCCATGCAGTCCTCCTATGAGCCGACGGAATTTAATGTAAAGGTTTTAACCTATGATGAACTTCTTGCGTATGCAAAGAAAAAGCATGGGGAAGAAGAAATTGAAAGAAGACTTAATTATGTTACTTCACACCGTGGGGACCTTGGCGATCGTGATTTTACGGTAAAGCTTGTGCAAAACTTAGCATCACTATGCAGAGAACTTGCACCGTGCATTGTGCTTTACTATAGTCCGCCATATTATCCCGCCGTATCATCGCGAAATGATGATTATATTAAGCGGATGAGTCAGTGGGCGATGGATTATACGAAAGAAAATTATGCAATTGATTTAAAGAACCAACATTATTTTGCAGGACTTTCTGATTTAAGCTTTGTGCGCTTAGAGGAATCAGAAGACTCACTTTCACCATTGATTGGTAATATGCCGATGTTTGATAGAGGCTATAACTTGCCTGTGAAGGAGTTGCGTGAGCTGAATATTCCTGTGATGAACCTCGGTCCGTTCGGTCGTGATGCCCACCAATGGACAGAGCGTCTGGAAATGGAATTCTCATTTGAAAAATTACCTGATATTTTAGAACGCACGATTACAGAGATGCTCAAATAA
- a CDS encoding MBL fold metallo-hydrolase: MVQTLQRTQDIYQLTLPTPFSVGPVNVYLIKGDKLTLIDVGPNTAEAREALISQLDELGYDLLDIEQVVLTHHHPDHVGQLHLFSAHAEVIGHWRNQPWLTRDEKFATHNVEFFRRFLPQQGVTENVDKWIHLFFNGKYSCKSSLTQEIKEGDVLPALDEWKVFETPGHAQSHLVFYREKDGVLLGGDHIIGHISSNPLMEPPYLGETERPRAAIQYRDSLKKCLELEISTVLSGHGKEVRKVRPLLERRFERRRGRAEKVLEMLKGTPMSAFEISKVLFPAVYERELFLTMSETTGQLDQLEEAGGIIIDKSESVWKYEAK, translated from the coding sequence ATGGTTCAGACGTTGCAACGTACACAAGATATTTATCAATTAACATTACCGACGCCGTTTTCTGTTGGTCCTGTTAATGTTTACTTAATAAAGGGTGATAAATTAACGCTCATTGATGTTGGTCCAAATACAGCGGAGGCACGTGAGGCACTTATCAGTCAGCTTGATGAGCTTGGCTATGATTTATTAGATATCGAACAAGTTGTGTTAACGCATCATCATCCTGATCATGTCGGTCAGCTTCACTTATTTTCTGCTCATGCTGAAGTAATTGGTCATTGGCGAAATCAACCGTGGTTAACGCGTGATGAGAAATTTGCTACGCATAATGTTGAATTCTTTAGAAGGTTTCTCCCACAGCAGGGTGTAACGGAAAATGTTGATAAATGGATTCATCTCTTTTTTAATGGCAAGTATTCCTGTAAATCTTCTTTAACGCAAGAAATTAAGGAAGGGGACGTACTTCCTGCACTTGATGAGTGGAAAGTCTTTGAAACACCAGGTCATGCGCAAAGTCATCTTGTCTTTTACCGAGAAAAGGATGGTGTCCTGCTTGGTGGTGATCATATTATTGGCCATATTTCCTCAAACCCATTAATGGAACCGCCGTATCTTGGGGAAACAGAGCGTCCGCGCGCAGCAATTCAATATCGTGACTCCTTGAAAAAGTGTCTTGAATTAGAGATCTCAACTGTCTTGTCTGGTCACGGAAAGGAAGTACGCAAGGTAAGGCCGCTCCTTGAACGTCGCTTTGAACGTCGACGTGGCCGTGCTGAAAAAGTGTTGGAAATGCTCAAAGGTACACCGATGAGTGCATTTGAAATTTCAAAGGTGTTGTTCCCTGCTGTCTATGAACGAGAGCTGTTCTTGACGATGTCAGAAACTACGGGTCAGCTTGATCAGCTAGAGGAAGCAGGCGGCATTATAATTGATAAAAGCGAATCAGTTTGGAAGTATGAAGCGAAATAG
- the namA gene encoding NADPH dehydrogenase NamA has protein sequence MTRALFSPYSIKNVTLKNRIVMSPMCMYSSTDEGTVQNWHLTHYTSRAVGQVGLVMIEATAVTQQGRISSRDLGIWDDSQIEGLKQLTDLIHENDAKAAIQLAHAGRKATIDGDIAAPTALPFNDEMKTPKEMTTEDITETIQAFQDGAVRAKKSGFDIIEIHGAHGYLINEFLSPLSNKRTDQYGGSSENRFRFLEEIIEAVQAVWDGPLFVRVSASDHHPEGLSIEDHVLYAKKMKELGIDLIDCSSGAIVPATIDVYPGYQVQYADKIRHEAGIATGAVGMITTGIHAEEILKNERADLIFLGRELLRDPYWPYRAAKELNTEIPAPQQYERGWL, from the coding sequence ATGACTCGAGCATTATTTTCTCCGTATTCAATCAAAAATGTCACATTAAAAAATCGAATTGTTATGTCTCCAATGTGTATGTACTCATCAACGGATGAAGGCACCGTCCAAAACTGGCACCTTACCCACTATACTAGCCGTGCTGTCGGGCAAGTAGGGTTAGTGATGATTGAAGCGACTGCTGTCACTCAGCAAGGACGAATTTCAAGCCGTGACCTTGGTATTTGGGACGACAGTCAAATTGAAGGACTAAAGCAGTTAACCGACCTCATTCATGAAAATGATGCAAAAGCAGCAATTCAGCTTGCACATGCTGGACGCAAAGCAACAATTGACGGTGACATTGCCGCACCGACTGCCCTGCCTTTTAATGATGAAATGAAAACACCGAAGGAAATGACAACAGAAGACATCACTGAAACAATTCAAGCTTTTCAAGACGGGGCCGTTCGTGCAAAGAAAAGCGGCTTCGATATTATTGAAATTCACGGCGCTCATGGCTATTTAATTAACGAGTTTCTTTCCCCTTTATCAAACAAGCGAACCGATCAATATGGTGGAAGTTCAGAAAACCGCTTCCGCTTCCTAGAAGAAATTATTGAAGCAGTTCAAGCTGTGTGGGATGGGCCTCTTTTCGTACGAGTATCAGCATCTGACCATCATCCTGAAGGGCTATCAATTGAAGACCATGTTCTCTATGCGAAAAAAATGAAAGAGCTCGGCATTGATTTAATTGATTGTAGTTCAGGTGCTATCGTACCCGCAACAATTGACGTTTATCCAGGCTATCAAGTCCAATATGCTGACAAAATCCGTCACGAAGCAGGAATTGCGACTGGAGCTGTCGGCATGATCACGACAGGCATTCATGCTGAGGAAATCTTAAAGAACGAACGAGCCGACTTAATCTTTCTTGGCCGTGAACTACTGCGCGACCCATACTGGCCATACCGAGCAGCAAAAGAACTAAATACTGAGATTCCAGCTCCGCAACAATACGAGCGTGGCTGGCTCTAA
- a CDS encoding UV damage repair protein UvrX: MIERQALPDKRVLCIDMKSFYASCSAMLCGLDPLTCYLAVVADVNRSGSVVLAASPRLKQEFGIRTGSRLFEIPKDERIQVVDAQMKTYLRVSSEITRLLHRYVPKHAIHTYSVDESFLTLSGTDRLWGDAMETAQEIRDQVYEQFHLPCAIGIGPNMLLAKLCLDLEAKRKGISEWTYADVPTKLWPIKPLSAVWGIGKRMERRLERIGITTIGQLAQFPLHRLEKMFGVIGTQLYYHAHGLDFSELGAPIMGGQISFGKSQILMRDYEKEIDVKRVLLEMCEETARRARKQRMCGRTISLGIGYSKQYGGGFHRSLTIDEPTNGTLAIYEACLTLFKQHYASYPVRKISVTLSNVEMDDQIQLSLFDERSEKQRTLGYVMDGLRRKYGYDAVLRAVSYTEAGTAKHRSTLIGGHKA, translated from the coding sequence ATGATTGAGAGGCAAGCTCTTCCTGACAAACGCGTTCTATGTATTGATATGAAAAGCTTTTATGCGAGCTGTTCTGCTATGCTCTGCGGCCTTGATCCGCTTACATGTTATTTAGCTGTTGTTGCAGATGTGAACCGCTCCGGCAGTGTGGTGTTAGCTGCCTCACCACGTTTGAAACAAGAATTCGGTATTCGGACAGGCAGCAGGCTATTTGAAATTCCAAAAGATGAGCGTATTCAAGTAGTTGATGCGCAGATGAAGACATATTTGCGAGTCTCAAGTGAAATTACGCGTCTGTTGCATCGTTATGTACCGAAGCATGCGATTCACACGTACAGTGTTGATGAAAGCTTTCTTACGCTTTCAGGGACAGACCGCTTATGGGGAGACGCGATGGAAACAGCACAGGAAATTCGAGACCAAGTATACGAACAGTTTCATCTGCCGTGTGCGATTGGAATTGGTCCAAATATGCTGCTTGCAAAGCTTTGTCTTGATCTAGAGGCAAAACGCAAAGGTATTTCGGAATGGACGTATGCAGACGTTCCGACAAAGCTTTGGCCAATCAAGCCGTTAAGTGCTGTATGGGGGATCGGAAAGCGAATGGAACGGAGGCTTGAGCGGATTGGCATTACGACAATTGGTCAATTAGCGCAATTTCCGCTACATCGTCTTGAGAAGATGTTTGGCGTAATCGGTACGCAGTTGTATTATCATGCACACGGTCTTGATTTTTCGGAACTCGGCGCACCGATTATGGGTGGACAAATTAGCTTCGGGAAGAGTCAAATTCTTATGCGTGATTATGAAAAGGAAATAGACGTAAAGCGTGTTTTATTGGAAATGTGTGAGGAGACAGCAAGACGGGCGCGAAAGCAGCGAATGTGCGGGCGGACAATCTCACTCGGGATCGGCTACAGTAAGCAGTACGGAGGAGGATTTCACCGTTCACTTACGATTGACGAGCCGACAAACGGGACGCTAGCCATTTATGAAGCATGTTTAACATTGTTTAAGCAGCACTATGCTTCATACCCAGTGCGCAAGATTTCAGTCACACTTTCGAATGTGGAAATGGATGATCAGATCCAATTGAGCTTATTTGATGAACGCTCAGAAAAGCAGCGTACACTTGGCTATGTGATGGACGGTCTGCGCCGTAAATATGGATATGATGCGGTATTACGCGCTGTTTCGTACACTGAGGCAGGCACAGCGAAGCATCGCAGCACTCTAATCGGCGGGCATAAAGCGTAG
- the proI gene encoding pyrroline-5-carboxylate reductase ProI: MKHETKLAFIGAGNMAEAIISGLLQQQLYRPNQLFVTNRSNKEKLQAMSEKYKINATHDKKMMLQEANVLVLAVKPKDVAATLDTFKAYIRADHVIISVAAGVSTSTITELLDKQIAVVRSMPNTSAATGESATALSAGSYATNAHLQLAIELFETIGTVSVVEEADLHAVTGLSGSGPAYVYYLVEAMEQAALDLGLEGETAKELILQTIIGAAKMLQTSHKSPETLRKEVMSPGGTTEAGLQVLADYDAQEAMITCIKRAAQRSEEMGAELAHIMLKS, from the coding sequence ATGAAACACGAAACAAAACTTGCATTTATCGGTGCTGGAAATATGGCAGAAGCGATCATTTCCGGCTTGCTGCAGCAGCAATTATATCGGCCTAATCAACTGTTTGTCACAAACCGCAGCAACAAAGAAAAGCTACAGGCCATGTCAGAAAAATACAAGATTAACGCCACACATGATAAAAAGATGATGCTTCAAGAAGCAAATGTGCTAGTTCTAGCGGTAAAACCAAAAGATGTAGCTGCGACATTAGATACATTTAAAGCATATATCCGAGCTGATCATGTCATTATTTCTGTCGCAGCTGGTGTTTCAACCTCAACAATTACAGAACTACTCGACAAACAAATTGCTGTCGTTCGCTCAATGCCAAATACATCTGCTGCAACAGGCGAATCTGCAACCGCCCTTTCAGCAGGGAGCTATGCAACAAATGCCCATCTACAGCTTGCAATTGAATTGTTCGAAACAATTGGTACCGTTTCAGTCGTTGAAGAAGCTGACTTACACGCTGTTACTGGTTTATCTGGAAGCGGTCCAGCCTACGTCTATTATCTGGTTGAAGCAATGGAGCAAGCAGCGCTCGATCTTGGCCTTGAAGGAGAAACAGCGAAGGAACTGATTCTGCAAACTATTATTGGTGCCGCTAAAATGCTCCAAACATCCCACAAGTCACCAGAAACATTACGCAAAGAAGTAATGAGTCCAGGCGGTACAACAGAAGCAGGCTTACAAGTGCTGGCGGATTATGATGCACAAGAAGCAATGATTACATGTATTAAGCGTGCTGCTCAGCGCTCAGAAGAAATGGGTGCGGAGCTAGCACATATCATGTTGAAATCATAA
- a CDS encoding SDR family oxidoreductase produces the protein MSNLRGKNIIITGASSGIGAATALKAAEHGAYPILLARRLDKLTSIAQYIQHQTSVQPLTFSVDVSDEQAVHATFSQILKQIGNCDILVNNAGYGVFDDVVNASLADIRGMFEVNVFGMIACTQAVLPLMLSADTGQIVNVVSQAGKLATPKSSGYAASKHAALGFTNSLRLELSESNLTVSTVNFGPVDTDFFTQADPSGDYVKNVKKWMLSSEQAAEAIISTMVHKKREVNLPRWMNIGAKLYQLAPGLVEKVAGNAFKMK, from the coding sequence TTGTCAAACCTGCGAGGTAAGAACATCATCATAACAGGCGCCTCATCTGGAATTGGCGCGGCAACAGCATTAAAAGCAGCAGAGCATGGAGCATATCCGATTCTTCTTGCGAGGCGTCTCGATAAATTAACGAGTATTGCTCAATATATTCAGCACCAAACAAGTGTCCAGCCGCTTACTTTTTCCGTCGATGTTTCAGATGAACAAGCCGTTCATGCAACATTTTCACAAATTCTAAAGCAAATTGGAAACTGTGATATTCTCGTTAACAATGCAGGATATGGTGTTTTCGACGACGTTGTAAATGCTTCTCTTGCAGACATTCGCGGGATGTTTGAAGTCAATGTGTTTGGCATGATTGCTTGTACACAAGCGGTGCTGCCTTTAATGCTTTCTGCTGATACGGGTCAGATTGTCAACGTTGTCTCTCAAGCAGGCAAGCTTGCAACTCCAAAGTCGAGCGGTTATGCAGCATCGAAGCATGCCGCATTAGGATTTACAAATAGTCTGCGCTTAGAGTTGAGTGAGTCAAATCTTACTGTTTCAACCGTCAATTTCGGTCCTGTCGATACCGATTTCTTCACCCAAGCTGACCCATCTGGTGATTATGTGAAAAATGTGAAGAAATGGATGCTTTCTTCTGAACAAGCGGCTGAGGCGATTATCAGTACAATGGTCCATAAGAAGCGTGAGGTGAATTTGCCGCGCTGGATGAATATCGGTGCCAAGCTGTATCAGCTTGCGCCAGGCTTAGTTGAGAAAGTAGCAGGAAATGCATTTAAAATGAAATAG